In Populus alba chromosome 9, ASM523922v2, whole genome shotgun sequence, a genomic segment contains:
- the LOC118035144 gene encoding uncharacterized protein isoform X1 gives MDKVSTITTLTTRRPKWQYPPAQPTPRILHLPRRPRRKPQVPKANATKPSSQRDEKGKLEALFDQERGFARGVVPIMMASGSRGDQCFEEERRERVEERESVAMEEEKWRFQAEMLRAECNLLRMEREIAVKKMERRRVQMERILRSAVETLLSGRKGICDGKDASMVLDEKIQELVEKLEKLQRRPGVKDLEGRKCSNLDRQVCLLQRGLKNFGGETDEICVKEIQEVAEASLSIKTNCSVHETFASNRSCNQMEILRRKMEELSNRSLLERMEDEYGSMHSTASSSAANNASTSKRIIEFPDMPSSSTRQPCKEEKTCSGCCKIIVRSVIEQVQAETEQWSQMQEMLGQVRNEMEELQASRDFWEARALDSDCQIQSLNSAVQEWRHKALSSEAKANELQNQVAVLQVELERLRKERVKETSRSKNLPSVSLEAPNVTEKRVLVCRLKENRNPNDDCRQKKAFSDGSRRPHACAGGLNAPKRSLFRDIGNSSALARQSSRAVFPLHYPVQENFKF, from the exons ATGGATAAAGTATCGACAATAACAACATTGACAACAAGGAGACCAAAATGGCAATACCCACCAGCCCAACCAACTCCAAGAATCCTCCATTTACCTCGAAGGCCTCGCAGGAAACCACAAGTGCCAAAGGCCAATGCCACAAAGCCAAGTTCACAAAGAGACGAGAAAGGAAAGTTAGAGGCTTTGTTTGATCAAGAAAGAGGGTTTGCAAGAGGGGTTGTGCCAATTATGATGGCTAGTGGTAGCAGGGGTGATCAGTGCTTTGAGGAGGAGAGGAGGGAGAGAGTGGAGGAGAGGGAGAGTGTGGCGATGGAGGAGGAGAAGTGGAGGTTTCAAGCTGAGATGTTGAGGGCAGAGTGTAATTTGTTGCGGATGGAGAGAGAGATTGCTGTCAAGAAGATGGAGAGAAGAAGGGTTCAAATGGAGAGGATTCTGAGATCTGCTGTTGAAACTCTGCTTTCT GGGAGAAAAGGGATTTGTGATGGCAAGGATGCGAGCATGGTATTGGATGAGAAGATTCAAGAATTGGTAGAGAAGCTAGAGAAGTTGCAAAGAAGACCAGGGGTTAAGGATTTAGAAGGTCGAAAGTGTAGTAATTTAGATAGACAAGTATGTCTTCTTCAAAGAGGGCTAAAGAACTTTGGAGGAGAAACGGACGAGATATGCGTTAAGGAGATCCAAGAGGTGGCGGAAGCAAGCTTGTCCATCAAAACAAACTGCAGTGTCCATGAGACTTTTGCTTCAAATCGCAGTTGCAAT CAGATGGAGATACTGAGAAGGAAAATGGAGGAATTGTCAAATAGAAGCTTGTTAGAGAGAATGGAAGACGAGTATGGTTCAATGCACTCTACAGCCAGCAGTTCTGCTGCCAATAATGCCTCCACTTCCAAGAGAATAATAGAGTTTCCTGATATGCCTTCATCTTCAACAAGACAACCATGCAAG GAGGAGAAAACATGCTCTGGGTGCTGCAAGATCATAGTGCGAAGCGTCATTGAGCAAGTTCAGGCTGAGACAGAGCAGTGGTCCCAAATGCAAGAGATGCTAGGGCAAGTCAGGAACGAGATGGAAGAGTTGCAGGCTTCTAGAGATTTTTGGGAAGCTAGAGCACTTGATTCTGATTGTCAAATTCAATCCCTGAATTCTGCT GTGCAAGAATGGAGACACAAAGCTCTCTCTTCTGAAGCCAAGGCAAATGAGCTACAAAATCAGGTAGCTGTGCTTCAAGTGGAGCTCGAGAGGTTGAGGAAGGAAAGAGTTAAAGAGACATCAAGGTCTAAAAACTTACCATCAGTGTCTTTGGAGGCTCCAAATGTGACTGAGAAGCGAGTATTAGTTTGTCGTTTGAAGGAAAACCGTAATCCTAATGATGATTGTCGCCAGAAGAAGGCCTTTAGTGATGGCAGCCGAAGGCCACACGCCTGCGCCGGTGGACTTAATGCTCCAAAACGGTCACTTTTTAGAGATATTGGAAATTCATCTGCCTTGGCGAGACAAAGTAGTAGAGCAGTTTTCCCTTTGCACTACCCAGTGCAGGAAAACTTCAAATTCTGA
- the LOC118035148 gene encoding uncharacterized protein, with protein MKPSNATTLRSSALQEFRVLPLGILCKSIAISGLLLLLFYAFLSDKPENQSSDSFNLPFQLKWPTASSSSNVNNTMDSPTNISHIGFIVIGSLNSWKNRKSYIESWWRPNVTRGYVFLDKEPTEEFLPWPSTSPPFQVNEDITKLRVYPKIASPLQVRMFHSLLDMYRVGDKDLRWLVMCDDDSIIFVDNLVEVLGKYDHNKYQYIGGNSECIKSNADFSFDMGFGGAGYAVSYPFAQALSTKLEDCIERYPYLRVSDQMSQSCFADLGIALTIEKGIHQIDLRGDISGFLSYHPQSPLLTLHHLDVVDPIFPSMDKYEALRHLMKAAKVDQSRVAQQTICYQRESNWSFSVSWGYSTHIYENIIPRSILRKPLETFRPWSKSTRPPFFMFNTRWPINNPCEAPHVFFFESVEHNPENDQVLTTYVRAAQRNMPPCSASGNHSADSISKIRVLSQATRRKTAGVTECCDVVYKAETNVTDIKIRSCLKDEVIA; from the exons ATGAAACCATCAAACGCCACCACCTTGCGCTCATCAGCTCTCCAAGAGTTTCGAGTCTTGCCTCTTGGAATTCTATGCAAATCCATAGCTATTTCAGGCCTGCTCCTTCTTTTGTTCTATGCATTCTTGTCAGACAAACCTGAGAATCAATCTTCTGATTCATTCAACCTGCCCTTTCAACTCAAATGGCCTACAGCTTCATCTTCAAGTAACGTTAACAACACCATGGACTCTCCAACTAATATCAGCCACATTGGATTTATAGTGATTGGTTCTTTGAATTCATGGAAGAACAGAAAATCATACATTGAGTCATGGTGGCGGCCGAATGTTACTAGAGGATATGTCTTCTTAGACAAAGAACCCACCGAAGAATTTCTACCCTGGCCTTCAACCTCTCCTCCTTTTCAAGTCAACGAGGACATCACCAAATTAAGAGTGTACCCTAAAATCGCAAGCCCTCTTCAAGTTCGAATGTTTCATTCGCTTTTAGATATGTATAGAGTGGGAGATAAGGATTTGAGATGGTTAGTGATGTGCGATGACGACTCTATAATTTTCGTCGATAATTTGGTAGAAGTTCTAGGGAAATACGATCATAATAAGTATCAGTACATTGGAGGTAATTCAGAATGTATCAAGTCAAATGCTGATTTCTCTTTTGATATGGGATTTGGTGGAGCTGGCTATGCTGTGAGCTATCCTTTTGCACAAGCATTGTCAACCAAATTAGAAGATTGTATAGAGAGATACCCTTATTTGCGGGTTAGTGATCAAATGTCACAATCTTGTTTTGCTGATCTTGGAATTGCTTTAACAATTGAGAAGGGGATTCACCAG ATTGATCTACGTGGTGATATATCAGGCTTTCTATCATATCACCCGCAATCTCCACTCCTCACTCTCCACCATTTGGATGTCGTAGATCCAATATTTCCCTCCATGGACAAGTACGAAGCTTTAAGGCACCTCATGAAAGCTGCAAAGGTTGATCAATCTCGCGTTGCACAGCAAACCATCTGCTACCAAAGAGAAAGCAACTGGTCTTTCTCTGTGTCATGGGGCTATTCTACTCACATATATGAGAACATAATACCTCGAAGCATTCTACGCAAACCCCTCGAGACGTTTAGGCCTTGGTCTAAGAGCACTCGCCCTCCATTCTTCATGTTCAACACACGGTGGCCGATTAACAATCCATGCGAAGCtcctcatgtttttttcttcgaGTCCGTAGAGCATAATCCCGAGAACGACCAAGTTCTCACGACCTATGTTCGAGCAGCACAACGGAACATGCCACCTTGCTCAGCTTCTGGAAACCATTCCGCTGATTCCATCTCCAAAATTCGGGTACTTTCTCAAGCAACAAGAAGGAAAACG GCCGGGGTAACAGAGTGCTGTGATGTTGTTTACAAGGCGGAGACGAATGTTACGGACATCAAAATAAGGTCGTGTTTGAAAGATGAAGTCATTGCCTGA
- the LOC118035144 gene encoding uncharacterized protein isoform X2 — protein sequence MDKVSTITTLTTRRPKWQYPPAQPTPRILHLPRRPRRKPQVPKANATKPSSQRDEKGKLEALFDQERGFARGVVPIMMASGSRGDQCFEEERRERVEERESVAMEEEKWRFQAEMLRAECNLLRMEREIAVKKMERRRVQMERILRSAVETLLSGRKGICDGKDASMVLDEKIQELVEKLEKLQRRPGVKDLEGRKCSNLDRQVCLLQRGLKNFGGETDEICVKEIQEVAEASLSIKTNCSVHETFASNRSCNMEILRRKMEELSNRSLLERMEDEYGSMHSTASSSAANNASTSKRIIEFPDMPSSSTRQPCKEEKTCSGCCKIIVRSVIEQVQAETEQWSQMQEMLGQVRNEMEELQASRDFWEARALDSDCQIQSLNSAVQEWRHKALSSEAKANELQNQVAVLQVELERLRKERVKETSRSKNLPSVSLEAPNVTEKRVLVCRLKENRNPNDDCRQKKAFSDGSRRPHACAGGLNAPKRSLFRDIGNSSALARQSSRAVFPLHYPVQENFKF from the exons ATGGATAAAGTATCGACAATAACAACATTGACAACAAGGAGACCAAAATGGCAATACCCACCAGCCCAACCAACTCCAAGAATCCTCCATTTACCTCGAAGGCCTCGCAGGAAACCACAAGTGCCAAAGGCCAATGCCACAAAGCCAAGTTCACAAAGAGACGAGAAAGGAAAGTTAGAGGCTTTGTTTGATCAAGAAAGAGGGTTTGCAAGAGGGGTTGTGCCAATTATGATGGCTAGTGGTAGCAGGGGTGATCAGTGCTTTGAGGAGGAGAGGAGGGAGAGAGTGGAGGAGAGGGAGAGTGTGGCGATGGAGGAGGAGAAGTGGAGGTTTCAAGCTGAGATGTTGAGGGCAGAGTGTAATTTGTTGCGGATGGAGAGAGAGATTGCTGTCAAGAAGATGGAGAGAAGAAGGGTTCAAATGGAGAGGATTCTGAGATCTGCTGTTGAAACTCTGCTTTCT GGGAGAAAAGGGATTTGTGATGGCAAGGATGCGAGCATGGTATTGGATGAGAAGATTCAAGAATTGGTAGAGAAGCTAGAGAAGTTGCAAAGAAGACCAGGGGTTAAGGATTTAGAAGGTCGAAAGTGTAGTAATTTAGATAGACAAGTATGTCTTCTTCAAAGAGGGCTAAAGAACTTTGGAGGAGAAACGGACGAGATATGCGTTAAGGAGATCCAAGAGGTGGCGGAAGCAAGCTTGTCCATCAAAACAAACTGCAGTGTCCATGAGACTTTTGCTTCAAATCGCAGTTGCAAT ATGGAGATACTGAGAAGGAAAATGGAGGAATTGTCAAATAGAAGCTTGTTAGAGAGAATGGAAGACGAGTATGGTTCAATGCACTCTACAGCCAGCAGTTCTGCTGCCAATAATGCCTCCACTTCCAAGAGAATAATAGAGTTTCCTGATATGCCTTCATCTTCAACAAGACAACCATGCAAG GAGGAGAAAACATGCTCTGGGTGCTGCAAGATCATAGTGCGAAGCGTCATTGAGCAAGTTCAGGCTGAGACAGAGCAGTGGTCCCAAATGCAAGAGATGCTAGGGCAAGTCAGGAACGAGATGGAAGAGTTGCAGGCTTCTAGAGATTTTTGGGAAGCTAGAGCACTTGATTCTGATTGTCAAATTCAATCCCTGAATTCTGCT GTGCAAGAATGGAGACACAAAGCTCTCTCTTCTGAAGCCAAGGCAAATGAGCTACAAAATCAGGTAGCTGTGCTTCAAGTGGAGCTCGAGAGGTTGAGGAAGGAAAGAGTTAAAGAGACATCAAGGTCTAAAAACTTACCATCAGTGTCTTTGGAGGCTCCAAATGTGACTGAGAAGCGAGTATTAGTTTGTCGTTTGAAGGAAAACCGTAATCCTAATGATGATTGTCGCCAGAAGAAGGCCTTTAGTGATGGCAGCCGAAGGCCACACGCCTGCGCCGGTGGACTTAATGCTCCAAAACGGTCACTTTTTAGAGATATTGGAAATTCATCTGCCTTGGCGAGACAAAGTAGTAGAGCAGTTTTCCCTTTGCACTACCCAGTGCAGGAAAACTTCAAATTCTGA
- the LOC118035146 gene encoding phospholipase A1-Igamma3, chloroplastic, whose amino-acid sequence MASLRLAFNTQKRTPPPLSKGLLPRYNLNKPKSLFLLNKAFSPNSTTLKIKGSSVSSALTPQLNESTLVNEEDERPLSEIWKEIQGCNDWEGLLDPMNSHLRKEIIRYGEFAQASYDSFDFDPHSKYCGSCKYRGAQFFEKLDMQGHVNYQISRYLYATSNINLPNFFQKSKLSRVWSTHANWMGYVAVTTNEEEIKRLGRRDIVVAWRGTVTYLEWIYDLKDILCVANFTNDPSIKIELGFYDLYTKKENSCKYCTFSAREQVLAEIKRLLDYYRGEEISITITGHSLGAALATLSAYDIAEMRLNYMDGGEYRTRIPITVFSFSGPRVGNLKFKERCDELGVKVLRVINVHDKVPTVPGIIANEKLQFQRYIEDKMSFPWSYAHVGVELALDHTHSPFLQPTKDLGCAHNLEAHLHLVDGYHGKGQRFCLATKRDIALVNKSCDFLRREYGVPPYWRQDENKGMVRNADGRWVLPERPRADAYPADTAHHVEQVLKNIAGSSQMEAL is encoded by the coding sequence ATGGCGTCACTGCGTTTGGCTTTCAACACCCAGAAAAGAACTCCACCGCCTCTCTCTAAAGGTCTCTTGCCAAGATACAACCTCAACAAACCTAAATCTCTCTTTCTTCTGAACAAAGCCTTTTCACCAAATTCTACAACTCTCAAGATCAAAGGCTCGTCTGTATCAAGTGCTTTAACTCCACAACTAAACGAAAGTACCCTAGTTAATGAAGAAGACGAGAGGCCTCTTAGCGAAATTTGGAAGGAAATTCAAGGCTGCAATGACTGGGAAGGACTACTGGACCCAATGAATTCCCATCTCCGCAAAGAAATCATTCGTTATGGAGAATTTGCACAAGCATCCTACGATTCTTTCGATTTTGATCCTCACTCCAAGTATTGTGGCTCGTGCAAATACCGAGGAGCTCAGTTCTTTGAAAAGCTGGATATGCAAGGCCATGTTAATTACCAAATAAGCAGATACCTCTATGCAACTTCAAACATCAACCTCCcaaatttctttcaaaaatccAAGCTAAGCAGAGTTTGGAGCACACACGCGAACTGGATGGGGTACGTTGCTGTCACGACAAATGAAGAAGAGATCAAACGGCTAGGGAGGCGCGACATAGTCGTTGCATGGAGAGGCACAGTCACATATCTAGAATGGATTTATGATCTCAAAGATATCCTTTGCGTGGCCAATTTCACAAACGATCCATCCATCAAGATTGAGTTGGGTTTTTATGATTTGTATACCAAGAAAGAGAATTCTTGCAAGTACTGCACATTCTCAGCTCGCGAACAGGTTTTGGCCGAGATTAAGCGGCTTCTTGATTACTACAGAGGTGAAGAAATTAGCATTACCATCACGGGGCACAGCCTCGGAGCAGCTCTGGCTACTTTAAGTGCTTATGATATTGCAGAGATGAGACTTAATTACATGGATGGTGGAGAGTACAGGACTAGAATTCCAATCACGGTCTTCTCTTTCTCGGGTCCTCGTGTGGGAAATCTTAAATTCAAGGAACGGTGCGATGAGCTCGGGGTTAAGGTGCTGAGGGTGATCAATGTGCATGATAAGGTACCAACCGTTCCAGGGATTATTGCTAACGAGAAACTACAATTCCAAAGATACATAGAAGACAAGATGTCATTTCCCTGGAGCTACGCTCATGTTGGGGTGGAACTTGCATTGGATCACACCCATAGCCCGTTTCTACAGCCCACTAAAGATCTGGGTTGCGCACATAATCTTGAAGCTCATTTACACTTGGTGGATGGCTACCATGGCAAGGGCCAGCGGTTTTGCTTGGCGACAAAAAGGGACATCGCCCTTGTTAACAAAAGTTGCGACTTCTTGAGGAGGGAGTATGGGGTGCCACCGTATTGGCGGCAAGATGAGAACAAAGGGATGGTGAGAAATGCTGACGGCCGGTGGGTTTTGCCGGAGAGGCCCAGAGCGGACGCTTATCCAGCAGATACGGCACATCACGTTGAACAAGTGCTCAAGAACATCGCTGGTTCTTCTCAGATGGAGGCTCTATAA
- the LOC118035142 gene encoding photosystem II 5 kDa protein, chloroplastic, translating into MASMTMTASFLTGSAMAKQPSTTPRRGLIVAKASRATEGVNVEMKNREESSGGRRDLMFAAAAAAACSIARVAIADEEPRRGTPEAKKKYAPICVTMPTARICRN; encoded by the coding sequence ATGGCATCCATGACCATGACAGCCTCATTCCTAACTGGTTCCGCCATGGCCAAACAGCCTTCGACAACCCCACGTAGAGGGCTCATTGTGGCCAAGGCCTCAAGAGCCACAGAGGGAGTCAACGTGGAGATGAAGAACAGAGAAGAGAGCAGCGGTGGGAGGAGGGATTTGATGTTTGCAGCCGCAGCTGCTGCTGCCTGCTCCATTGCCAGAGTCGCCATCGCTGATGAAGAACCTCGGCGAGGGACCCCAGAAGCTAAGAAGAAGTATGCTCCTATTTGTGTCACGATGCCAACTGCTCGTATCTGCCGCAACTGA
- the LOC118035147 gene encoding protein RETICULATA-RELATED 4, chloroplastic: MAIAACFFTASIPNNTNPKLINLRSFNPSSSLHLHLRLPLPPLSSPLRHQHNNHRLPLFIPCSSGGDGGINHHPPPSGGGGGDNSDDNSHNGDGDSAEDKNRGEAMVVLAEAKRSLESFPKDLAAAIQAGKIPGSVVSRFLELEESRFFGWLMQFDGFRERLLADDLFFAKVGMECFVGMFTKTAAEYERRRENFFNELEVVFADVVMAIIADFMLVYLPAPTVSLRPPLAGNAGSFAKFLHNCPDNAFQVALAGTSYSLLQRLGAIARNGAKLFAVGTASSLVGTAVTNALINARKAVDKSATGEVENVPVLSTSVAYGVYMAVSSNLRYQILAGVIEQRILEPMLHQHKIMLSALSFAVRTGNTFLGSLLWVDYARMIGIQKAQEEHKELTD; this comes from the exons ATGGCAATCGCCGCCTGCTTCTTCACCGCCTCTATACCTAACAATACAAACCCCAAGCTCATCAATCTCCGTTCATTTAACCCCTCCTCCtctctccatctccatctccgCCTCCCCCTTCCACCCCTCTCCTCCCCCCTCCGCCACCAGCACAACAATCACCGCCTCCCTCTCTTCATCCCATGCTCTTCTGGTGGAGATGGCGGCATCAACCACCACCCCCCTCCCTCAGGGGGTGGCGGGGGAGATAACAGTGACGACAACAGCCATAACGGCGATGGTGATAGTGCGGAGGATAAGAATAGGGGGGAGGCGATGGTGGTGTTGGCGGAGGCGAAGCGGTCTTTGGAGAGTTTTCCGAAGGATTTAGCGGCGGCGATCCAGGCCGGGAAGATACCAGGGTCAGTGGTTTCGAGGTTTCTGGAGCTTGAAGAGTCACGGTTTTTCGGGTGGTTGATGCAGTTTGATGGGTTTAGGGAGAGGTTGTTGGCTGATGATCTGTTTTTTGCTAAAGTTGGGATGGAATGTTTTGTTGGTATGTTCACTAAG actGCTGCAGAGTATGAGCGTCGGAGAGAGAATTTTTTCAACGAGCTGGAAGTTGTTTTTGCTGATGTG gtGATGGCCATAATTGCAGATTTCATGCTTGTTTATCTTCCTGCTCCCACGGTGTCTCTCCGACCACCACTAGCAGGAAATGCTGGATCTTTTGCAAAGTTCTTACACAACTGCCCTGATAATGCATTCCAG GTTGCTCTTGCTGGAACTTCCTATTCACTTTTACAGAGATTAGGGGCTATAGCG CGCAATGGAGCAAAGCTTTTTGCTGTTGGCACCGCCTCATCACTA GTTGGTACTGCTGTGACAAATGCCTTGATCAATGCACGGAAAGCTGTGGATAAGTCTGCTACTGGTGAAGTTGAAAATGTGCCTGTACTATCTACCAGTGTTGCTTATGGTGTGTACATGGCAGTTTCTAGCAACCTCAG GTATCAAATACTGGCTGGTGTTATCGAACAGCGCATTTTGGAACCTATGCTACATCAGCACAAGATCATGCTCAGTGCACTTAGTTTTGCTGTTCGAACAGGCAACACATTCCTGGGTTCATTATT GTGGGTGGACTATGCTCGCATGATAGGAATCCAAAAGGCTCAGGAGGAGCATAAGGAGTTGACTGATTAG
- the LOC118035145 gene encoding phenylacetaldehyde reductase: MSSGAGKIVCVTGASGYIASWLVKLLLSRGYTVKASVRDPNDPKKTEHLRALNGAQERLQLFKANLLEEGSFDSIVEGCEGVFHTASPFYHDVKDPQVELLDPAVKGTLNVLGSCAKHPSIRRVVLTSSVAAVAYNGKPRTPDVVVDETWFSDPNLCRESKVWYVLSKTLAEDAAWKFAKEKDMDMVAINPAMVIGPLLQPTLNTSAAAILSLIKGAQTFPNASFGWINVKDVANAHIQAFELSSASGRYCLVERVAHYSEVVKILHELYPDLQLPEKCADDKPYVPIYQVSKEKAKSLGVEFIPLEASVKETVESLKEKGFVSF; the protein is encoded by the exons ATGAGCAGTGGAGCCGGAAAGATCGTGTGTGTGACCGGAGCCTCGGGTTACATAGCATCATGGCTTGTGAAGCTCCTCCTCTCGCGTGGTTACACTGTCAAGGCCTCTGTTCGTGACCCAA ATGATCCCAAAAAGACAGAACACTTACGTGCACTTAATGGAGCCCAGGAGAGACTTCAGCTGTTCAAAGCAAATTTACTGGAAGAAGGTTCCTTTGATTCTATTGTAGAAGGGTGTGAAGGTGTTTTCCACACTGCATCTCCGTTTTACCATGATGTGAAGGACCCACAG GTAGAATTGCTGGATCCTGCAGTGAAAGGAACACTCAATGTTCTTGGCTCATGTGCAAAGCACCCGTCAATCAGACGAGTGGTTTTAACATCTTCTGTTGCTGCAGTTGCTTACAATGGGAAACCTCGAACCCCAGATGTAGTAGTGGATGAAACTTGGTTTTCTGATCCAAACTTGTGCAGGGAATCTAAG GTTTGGTATGTGCTCTCAAAGACTTTGGCCGAGGATGCTGCATGGAaatttgcaaaagaaaaggatatggACATGGTTGCAATAAATCCAGCAATGGTAATTGGTCCTCTCTTGCAGCCTACACTGAATACAAGTGCTGCGGCAATTTTAAGCCTAATTAAAG GAGCACAAACCTTCCCCAATGCATCTTTTGGATGGATAAATGTTAAAGATGTTGCCAATGCACACATTCAAGCATTTGAGCTGTCATCAGCTAGTGGGAGATATTGTTTGGTTGAGAGGGTGGCACACTACTCAGAAGTAGTGAAGATTCTGCACGAGCTTTACCCCGATCTCCAACTCCCAGAAAA GTGTGCCGATGATAAGCCATATGTACCAATCTATCAAGTTTCCaaggaaaaagcaaaaagcttgGGTGTTGAATTCATTCCTTTGGAAGCAAGCGTTAAGGAAACAGTTGAAAGCTTGAAGGAGAAGGGATTTGTCAGTTTTTAA